In Nostoc sp. GT001, a genomic segment contains:
- a CDS encoding IS1595 family transposase: MSRNHEECLALLEQIRWGGKPKCPYCESTNATAYKNERRYHCNECFTSYSVTVGTLFHKTHVELQKWFVAIHLVLNSPGGISVRQLAKEIGVNKNTACYMIERIRKAITEEVELLKKLVEIVNI, encoded by the coding sequence ATGTCACGAAATCACGAAGAATGCCTTGCCCTACTTGAGCAAATTCGCTGGGGTGGAAAGCCAAAGTGTCCATATTGTGAATCAACCAACGCTACTGCATACAAGAATGAGCGTAGATATCACTGTAATGAATGCTTTACTTCATACAGTGTTACAGTGGGTACACTTTTTCACAAGACTCATGTAGAATTACAAAAATGGTTTGTAGCGATTCACCTTGTGCTAAATTCTCCAGGGGGTATTAGTGTGCGTCAGCTTGCCAAAGAGATTGGGGTTAATAAGAACACGGCTTGCTACATGATAGAGCGTATTCGTAAAGCAATAACTGAGGAAGTAGAATTGCTTAAAAAACTTGTGGAGATTGTTAATATATGA
- a CDS encoding SH3 domain-containing protein has protein sequence MTKKVKKPASNLAIGLAFSCISVILNTGIASEISLAKSSDSQKCDIFAYVTDTDSQGLNVRSGASTNNVIIGQIPIKETVQVIGAAGNWVQITNASNGFQGTGWVFVPKLALTTRGYGTNGVDLYASSSQKSQKLRRIPANTAVKLLGCQGDWAQVEYQGVKGWLTREDQCGAALTSCS, from the coding sequence ATGACAAAAAAAGTGAAAAAGCCAGCATCAAATTTAGCGATCGGATTGGCATTCAGTTGTATTAGTGTGATACTCAATACTGGTATAGCTAGTGAAATAAGTTTAGCGAAATCAAGTGATTCTCAAAAGTGCGATATTTTTGCCTACGTCACCGATACAGATTCCCAAGGGTTAAATGTACGGAGTGGTGCAAGTACAAATAATGTAATCATAGGACAAATACCCATTAAGGAAACAGTTCAGGTTATTGGTGCTGCTGGAAATTGGGTGCAGATTACTAATGCTAGCAATGGTTTTCAAGGAACTGGATGGGTATTCGTGCCAAAGTTAGCCTTAACAACGCGGGGCTACGGTACTAACGGTGTGGATTTATATGCTAGTAGCAGTCAAAAAAGCCAAAAACTGAGAAGAATTCCTGCTAATACGGCTGTCAAATTGTTAGGCTGTCAGGGAGATTGGGCGCAGGTAGAATATCAAGGTGTTAAGGGTTGGTTGACAAGGGAAGATCAATGTGGTGCAGCCCTCACCAGTTGTTCTTAG
- a CDS encoding UbiD family decarboxylase — MARDLRGFIKILEERGQLRRISALVDPELEIAEISNRMLQKGGPGLLFENVKGASFPVAVNLMGTVERICWAMNMQHPEELETLGKKLSMLQQPKPPKKISQAIDFGKVLFDVVKAKPGRDFFPPCQQVVLQGNDLDLNKLPLIRPYIGDAGKIITLGLVITKDCETGTPNVGVYRLQLQSKNTMTVHWLSVRGGARHLRKAAERGKKLEVAIALGVDPLIIMAAATPIPVDLSEWLFAGLYGGSGVQLAKCKTVDLEVPADSEFVLEGTITPGEVLPDGPFGDHMGYYGGVEDSPLIRFECMTHRKNPIYLTTFSGRPPKEEAMMAIALNRIYTPILRQQVSEIVDFFLPMEALSYKAAIISIDKAYPGQARRAALAFWSALPQFTYTKFVIVVDKDINIRDPRQVVWAISSKVDPVRDVFILPNTPFDTLDFASEKIGLGGRMGIDATTKIPPETNHEWGSPLESDPDVAAMVERRWAEYGLAELQLGEVDPNLFGYDMK; from the coding sequence ATGGCGAGAGACTTGCGGGGATTCATTAAAATTTTGGAAGAAAGAGGACAATTACGGCGAATTTCTGCTTTAGTTGACCCAGAACTGGAAATTGCTGAGATTTCCAACCGGATGCTGCAAAAAGGTGGGCCAGGATTGTTGTTTGAAAACGTCAAAGGCGCTTCCTTCCCGGTGGCGGTGAATTTGATGGGAACTGTGGAAAGGATTTGCTGGGCGATGAATATGCAGCATCCAGAGGAGTTGGAAACTCTGGGGAAAAAATTGAGTATGCTGCAACAGCCAAAACCGCCGAAGAAGATTTCCCAGGCGATAGATTTTGGGAAAGTGCTGTTTGATGTGGTGAAGGCAAAACCAGGACGAGACTTTTTCCCCCCTTGTCAGCAAGTTGTGCTTCAAGGTAATGATTTAGATTTAAATAAGTTGCCTTTGATACGTCCTTATATTGGTGATGCTGGCAAGATTATCACGCTGGGACTCGTAATTACCAAGGATTGTGAGACGGGTACTCCAAATGTAGGTGTGTATCGCTTGCAACTGCAATCTAAGAATACGATGACGGTTCACTGGTTATCGGTGCGAGGTGGGGCGAGGCATTTGCGAAAAGCGGCCGAACGTGGGAAAAAATTAGAAGTTGCGATCGCACTTGGTGTAGATCCTCTAATTATTATGGCAGCAGCTACACCCATCCCTGTAGATTTATCAGAATGGCTGTTTGCAGGACTTTACGGCGGTTCTGGTGTGCAGTTGGCGAAGTGTAAAACTGTAGATTTGGAAGTTCCCGCAGATTCCGAATTTGTCTTGGAAGGAACGATTACACCAGGAGAAGTTTTACCAGATGGGCCTTTTGGCGACCACATGGGTTATTACGGCGGCGTGGAAGATTCGCCGTTAATTCGCTTCGAGTGTATGACGCACCGGAAAAATCCGATTTACTTAACAACATTTAGCGGTCGTCCACCTAAAGAAGAAGCGATGATGGCGATCGCACTAAATCGCATTTATACGCCCATACTGCGGCAACAAGTATCAGAAATTGTCGATTTCTTCCTCCCAATGGAAGCTTTGAGTTACAAAGCAGCGATTATTTCCATTGATAAAGCATATCCGGGACAAGCGCGACGAGCAGCTTTAGCGTTTTGGAGTGCTTTACCACAATTTACATACACAAAATTTGTAATTGTTGTGGATAAAGACATAAATATTCGCGATCCGCGTCAAGTTGTGTGGGCGATTAGTTCTAAAGTTGACCCAGTGCGGGATGTGTTTATTTTGCCGAATACACCTTTTGATACGTTGGATTTTGCCAGTGAGAAGATTGGCTTAGGTGGACGGATGGGAATTGATGCAACTACAAAGATTCCGCCGGAAACAAATCATGAATGGGGTTCGCCTTTAGAATCCGACCCAGATGTGGCGGCGATGGTAGAGAGACGATGGGCTGAGTATGGTTTGGCAGAGTTGCAGTTAGGAGAAGTAGACCCAAATTTGTTTGGCTATGATATGAAGTAA
- a CDS encoding carbonic anhydrase — MSRINGFVGRRNFLKFASVVGIAATTFGDSFWNAEQTAVADIHPINPNSISPNEAIKRLLDGNQRFIHQKRQYPDQSLERLRLVAKAQYPFAAILGCADSRVPAEIVFDQGLGDLFVVRVAGNVVSDTVIGSLEYSTAVLGSQLIMVLGHRRCGAVAEAIKNEPLPGRIGLIIEGIKPSVERIKFRTGDNMQDAVIANIQYQTEKLQESSTILAKLLGEGKLKIVGACYDIDTGKVNIIN; from the coding sequence ATGAGTCGAATTAATGGATTTGTTGGGCGACGTAATTTCTTGAAATTCGCCAGTGTCGTAGGTATTGCAGCTACTACTTTTGGTGATAGCTTTTGGAATGCAGAGCAAACTGCTGTTGCTGATATTCACCCAATTAACCCTAATTCAATCAGTCCGAATGAAGCCATCAAACGATTGCTTGATGGTAATCAAAGATTTATCCATCAAAAACGCCAATATCCCGATCAATCACTAGAACGCTTACGATTAGTTGCGAAAGCTCAGTATCCCTTCGCTGCCATATTAGGCTGTGCAGATTCTAGAGTACCTGCGGAAATTGTCTTCGATCAAGGACTTGGAGATTTATTTGTCGTGCGAGTTGCGGGTAATGTTGTCAGTGACACGGTTATAGGTAGTCTGGAATATTCTACAGCAGTATTGGGTTCGCAGTTAATTATGGTTTTGGGTCACAGAAGATGCGGTGCAGTAGCAGAAGCAATCAAAAACGAACCACTTCCTGGGAGAATTGGTTTAATTATTGAGGGTATTAAACCATCTGTAGAAAGGATAAAGTTCCGAACTGGTGATAATATGCAAGATGCAGTTATAGCCAACATTCAGTATCAGACTGAAAAATTGCAGGAAAGCTCAACTATTTTAGCTAAATTGCTCGGTGAAGGTAAACTAAAAATTGTTGGTGCTTGTTACGATATTGACACTGGTAAAGTCAATATTATTAATTGA
- a CDS encoding diguanylate cyclase, whose protein sequence is MLFNRLSGSEIDLKQILAQIRMLADQIHQSLEVSEILKIIVSEVRTTLESDRAIIYRFLPDGDGIIAEESVSNGWKSILGQLIYDPCFNATWVERYQDGSVGVIEDIHTTTLDPCYKKLLIDLQIRANLVVPILVNNQELDGVSSTYPHLWGLVIAHQCSSSRKWSSLEIEYFQLIAAELGIALGEAERHQQKATSSQQLTLQLNQNLKNLTVQPKLKSIKRTLYQNFRGSIITKTALPKNISVADLIAFDRLQTPVWIYDIQNLQMWWANQSALHIWNAESREELLSRNFSDVSQFTHTRMQSYLQEFQQGKTITENWTFYPEGKPISLRCIFSGIQIEEGRMAMLVEGSTEIINQIDRETLRSIEALRHTTVMISLYTMDGVPLMQNPAALRCYRDTLYPNSSDENIFLSHFVDKSVGQQAMKAINFSEMFSIEAQVFTTEGIQWHGVDIRCTRDPVTGNSIILVNEKNITKQQAALQEHQRAESELRWREALLRSMTETSLLGFFVVDNHTDEILYFNHHFCKIWGIEHLEDQMRLGALKNNDIIPDCISSIVDASAFVESYKPLQSEENRCTIEDEILFVDGRTIRRFSSQIRDTQDRYFGRLYIFEDITPRKQIEAALKTSEERWQYALEGNGDGVWDLNAETNEVFFSRRWKEMLGFAEHEIGNTLSEWEQRVYLDDKARVYEEISKHLSGETQQYVSEYRIKCKNGTYKWILDRGQVSSRSKNGFPLRMLGTHTDITERKRIEEALRESEQRYRSVITAMAEGIVLQQADGRITTCNDSAERILGLTADQMMGRTSIALLWRAIHEDGTSFPGETHPAIVTLRTGKPQFHVIMGVHKPDGSLTWISINSQPLFESDESKPSAVVTSFTDITDRKQAQIALQQQTERERMVYAIAQHIRRSLDLDEILNTTVAEVRHFLQTDRVIIYRFNRDWSGVVVTESVAAGWQSILNMEITDNYFVKIQGQSYQESTLRVTPDIYTAGLAPCHVELLEQLQVRAKLVVPILQGDRLWGLLVAHHCSAPRQWQPWASELLQQLATQVAIAIQQSELYQQLQRANQQLENMVMVDELTQIANRRCFDIKLNSVWQYLLREQGFISLLLCDIDYFKQYNDTYGHATGDDCLRFIAQAIKQSVKRSKDLAARYGGEEFVVILPNTPSDGAFHVAQEIHKAIQQLNIPHAASPVKHHVTLSIGIATVIPTSNMVPLDLIEAADQALYQAKANGRNRSCINRLS, encoded by the coding sequence ATGCTCTTCAATCGTCTATCGGGTTCTGAAATTGATTTAAAGCAAATCCTCGCTCAAATTAGGATGCTGGCCGATCAAATTCATCAGTCACTTGAAGTGAGTGAAATTCTCAAGATTATTGTCAGCGAAGTTAGAACAACATTAGAAAGCGATCGCGCCATTATCTATCGTTTTTTGCCGGATGGAGATGGAATCATCGCAGAAGAATCTGTAAGTAATGGATGGAAATCGATTCTAGGGCAATTAATTTACGATCCTTGCTTCAATGCGACATGGGTAGAGCGATATCAAGATGGAAGCGTTGGTGTTATTGAAGATATTCATACTACAACCCTTGACCCTTGTTACAAAAAACTATTAATAGACTTACAGATTCGAGCTAATTTAGTAGTACCAATTTTAGTAAACAATCAAGAACTTGATGGAGTTTCTAGTACATATCCTCATTTATGGGGTTTGGTAATTGCTCACCAGTGCAGTAGCTCACGTAAATGGAGTTCTTTAGAAATTGAGTATTTCCAACTGATAGCCGCAGAGTTAGGAATCGCTCTTGGGGAAGCAGAACGCCATCAGCAAAAGGCTACATCCTCCCAACAACTAACGCTGCAACTCAATCAAAACCTGAAAAATTTGACAGTTCAGCCAAAGTTGAAGTCAATCAAAAGAACTCTGTATCAGAATTTTAGAGGTTCCATTATCACAAAAACAGCATTGCCAAAGAATATATCAGTTGCAGACTTGATTGCATTTGACCGATTACAAACTCCAGTTTGGATTTATGATATTCAAAACTTGCAGATGTGGTGGGCTAATCAATCCGCTCTGCATATTTGGAATGCTGAAAGTCGAGAAGAATTGCTCAGTCGCAACTTCAGTGATGTTTCTCAGTTTACTCACACTCGAATGCAAAGCTATTTGCAAGAATTTCAGCAAGGGAAAACCATCACTGAAAACTGGACATTTTACCCAGAAGGAAAACCTATTTCTCTGCGCTGCATCTTTTCTGGAATTCAAATTGAAGAAGGGCGAATGGCGATGTTGGTTGAAGGATCAACAGAAATTATCAATCAGATCGATCGAGAAACACTCAGATCAATTGAAGCCCTACGTCACACCACAGTAATGATCTCGCTTTACACGATGGATGGTGTACCTTTGATGCAAAATCCGGCAGCCCTGCGCTGTTATCGGGATACCCTGTACCCTAACTCGTCAGATGAGAATATTTTCCTGAGTCACTTTGTTGACAAGAGTGTTGGACAACAAGCTATGAAAGCGATTAATTTCAGTGAGATGTTCAGCATAGAGGCTCAGGTGTTCACCACTGAAGGGATTCAATGGCATGGGGTGGATATACGATGCACCCGCGATCCGGTAACGGGTAACTCCATCATCCTCGTCAACGAAAAGAATATTACCAAGCAACAAGCTGCACTACAAGAACACCAGCGTGCAGAATCAGAATTGCGCTGGCGGGAAGCTTTACTGCGTTCCATGACTGAAACTTCTTTGCTGGGATTTTTTGTTGTTGACAATCACACCGATGAAATCCTTTATTTCAATCACCACTTCTGTAAAATTTGGGGCATAGAACATCTAGAAGACCAAATGCGTTTGGGTGCTTTAAAAAATAATGACATCATTCCTGATTGCATATCTTCAATTGTCGATGCATCGGCATTTGTCGAATCCTATAAACCGTTGCAGTCTGAAGAAAATCGTTGCACGATTGAGGATGAAATTTTATTTGTCGATGGGCGAACGATTCGCCGCTTTTCCAGTCAAATTCGGGATACTCAGGATCGATACTTTGGGCGGTTATACATTTTTGAAGACATCACTCCTCGTAAACAAATCGAAGCCGCACTCAAAACCAGTGAAGAAAGATGGCAGTATGCCTTGGAAGGAAATGGCGATGGAGTTTGGGATTTAAATGCTGAAACTAACGAAGTCTTTTTTTCCCGACGATGGAAAGAAATGTTAGGGTTTGCAGAGCATGAAATTGGAAATACCCTCAGTGAATGGGAACAGCGGGTTTACTTAGATGATAAAGCGAGGGTTTACGAGGAGATTAGCAAGCATTTGTCCGGTGAAACCCAACAATATGTCAGTGAATATCGGATTAAGTGCAAGAATGGAACCTATAAGTGGATTCTAGATCGGGGTCAAGTTTCGAGTCGCTCCAAGAATGGTTTTCCCCTACGGATGCTAGGAACTCATACTGATATTACTGAACGCAAGCGTATTGAAGAAGCGCTGCGAGAAAGCGAACAACGCTATCGTTCCGTAATTACAGCGATGGCAGAAGGTATTGTCCTACAGCAAGCCGATGGACGCATTACCACCTGTAATGACAGTGCCGAAAGAATTTTAGGGTTAACAGCCGATCAAATGATGGGGCGAACTTCCATCGCTTTGCTATGGCGAGCGATTCATGAAGATGGTACTTCTTTTCCAGGCGAAACTCACCCCGCCATAGTCACCTTACGCACCGGAAAACCTCAATTTCATGTGATTATGGGAGTTCATAAACCTGATGGCAGTTTGACTTGGATTTCAATCAATTCTCAACCACTGTTTGAATCCGATGAATCAAAACCATCTGCGGTGGTGACATCATTTACAGATATCACAGACCGCAAACAAGCACAAATTGCCCTGCAACAGCAAACAGAACGGGAACGCATGGTTTATGCGATCGCTCAACATATCCGTAGGTCTTTAGACTTAGATGAAATCTTAAACACAACTGTTGCTGAAGTTAGACATTTTCTGCAAACTGATCGCGTCATCATCTATCGCTTTAACCGTGATTGGAGTGGTGTGGTTGTCACGGAGTCTGTAGCAGCAGGTTGGCAATCGATTTTGAATATGGAAATTACAGACAACTATTTTGTCAAAATACAGGGACAGTCTTATCAAGAAAGTACGCTCAGAGTTACTCCAGACATCTACACCGCCGGACTTGCCCCTTGTCATGTAGAGTTATTAGAACAGTTGCAAGTCAGAGCCAAGCTAGTTGTACCAATTTTACAGGGCGATCGCCTGTGGGGTCTTTTGGTTGCTCATCATTGCAGCGCCCCGCGTCAGTGGCAACCTTGGGCAAGCGAACTGCTTCAGCAATTGGCAACACAGGTAGCGATCGCTATTCAGCAATCTGAACTTTATCAACAATTGCAGCGTGCCAACCAGCAGCTTGAAAATATGGTAATGGTGGATGAATTAACTCAAATCGCCAATCGCCGATGTTTTGATATTAAGCTTAATTCTGTCTGGCAATATCTTTTACGAGAACAAGGTTTTATCTCACTACTTTTATGCGACATTGATTATTTTAAACAATATAACGATACTTATGGTCATGCGACCGGGGATGATTGTTTGCGCTTTATTGCCCAAGCTATCAAACAAAGTGTCAAACGTTCTAAGGATTTAGCTGCTCGTTATGGCGGAGAAGAGTTTGTTGTTATCTTGCCTAACACTCCTAGTGATGGGGCTTTTCACGTTGCCCAAGAAATTCATAAAGCTATCCAACAACTAAATATTCCCCATGCTGCATCGCCTGTGAAGCACCACGTCACCTTGAGTATCGGAATTGCCACAGTGATTCCCACATCTAATATGGTTCCTTTGGATTTGATTGAGGCAGCAGATCAAGCCCTTTATCAAGCCAAAGCAAACGGGCGTAATCGTTCTTGTATAAATAGACTGTCTTAG
- a CDS encoding response regulator: MNMLEEVNIIGKTILLIDDELHVRETVKFCLQDLAGWNVVTADSPLEGLQNAVHHTPDAIVLDISIRDLASFEFMNKLRSHPETQAIPVVLLSAKARWLDSQILRQYQVAGVILKPFNPVTLPAQVAQLLGWNFT; encoded by the coding sequence ATGAACATGCTAGAGGAGGTAAATATAATCGGCAAAACGATATTGCTCATTGATGATGAACTGCATGTCCGTGAGACAGTAAAATTTTGCCTCCAAGATTTAGCTGGTTGGAATGTGGTGACAGCAGATTCTCCATTAGAAGGATTGCAGAATGCAGTACACCATACTCCTGATGCGATTGTATTAGATATCTCAATCCGCGATCTGGCTAGTTTTGAGTTTATGAATAAACTAAGAAGTCATCCAGAAACTCAAGCTATTCCTGTAGTGTTGCTCAGTGCGAAAGCGCGATGGTTGGATTCGCAAATTTTGCGACAGTATCAAGTTGCAGGTGTAATTCTTAAACCCTTTAATCCAGTTACCCTCCCGGCTCAAGTTGCTCAATTGCTGGGTTGGAATTTTACTTGA
- a CDS encoding response regulator, protein MTKKFLIVDDEERIRELVQACLEDLGGWDTLTAVSGSEGLKIAQTETIDAILLDVSMPDMDGFAVYEKLQANSATQGIPVILLTAKVQGSDRARFAQMGIAGIITKPFEPTSICNEVSEILGWND, encoded by the coding sequence ATGACTAAAAAATTTTTAATTGTGGATGATGAAGAACGAATCCGCGAATTAGTACAAGCTTGTTTAGAAGACTTGGGAGGATGGGACACCCTGACTGCTGTATCAGGGTCAGAAGGACTAAAAATCGCCCAGACAGAAACCATTGATGCCATTCTACTTGATGTCTCTATGCCTGACATGGATGGCTTTGCAGTCTACGAAAAACTTCAGGCAAATTCAGCAACCCAAGGGATTCCAGTGATTCTATTAACAGCGAAAGTCCAAGGAAGCGATCGCGCCCGTTTTGCGCAGATGGGAATTGCCGGGATTATCACCAAACCTTTTGAACCCACCTCTATTTGCAACGAAGTTAGTGAGATTCTGGGGTGGAACGATTAA
- a CDS encoding ATP-binding protein, translated as MQAIANQQNITFQIHPTNAQVWAAADAIVQTLTNLLGNAIKFSPADSTITLSVQQQTDRVLFQITDQGRGIPADKLEAIFGRFQQVDASDSRTKGGTGLGLAICRSIIDRHGGQIWAESTLGAGSTFFFTLPLPGS; from the coding sequence GTGCAAGCGATCGCTAATCAGCAAAATATTACTTTTCAGATCCACCCTACCAATGCTCAAGTTTGGGCGGCTGCTGATGCTATTGTGCAAACACTCACCAATTTGTTAGGTAATGCAATTAAATTCTCACCTGCCGATTCTACTATTACTCTCAGTGTCCAACAGCAAACAGACCGCGTACTATTCCAAATAACGGATCAAGGCCGAGGTATTCCAGCAGATAAGTTAGAAGCAATCTTTGGAAGATTTCAGCAAGTAGATGCCTCTGATTCTCGCACCAAAGGCGGCACAGGCTTGGGATTGGCTATCTGTCGTAGTATTATTGATCGGCACGGTGGGCAAATCTGGGCTGAAAGTACTCTTGGTGCTGGCAGCACGTTTTTCTTCACTCTACCATTGCCGGGAAGTTAG
- a CDS encoding PAS domain-containing protein, with amino-acid sequence MWLLVQPAIALLLSLWLEPLISRTIGAFFYIAIIVSTWYGGFRPGIVTLVLSTVAIDYLLMHPRSQIWLGQPEKLLRLSIFLLVALVINLITSNLQYSRRKIQQLNQQLSQENAEQLRMALNERKQAQETLQQQFEQQRLVMEMTQRIRRSLNLQDILQTTVDEVRQFLECDRVTIFQFYPGWGGTIIVESVAPEWMALLPLQIHDPCIGEENVEPFKQGLVTAKTDIYTAGISPCHVAFLESLQVRANLVVPVSLGDELWGLLAAHQCRGPREWQSSEIALLRQLGAQVSIAIQQADLFKQLQTELIERKQAEIDLQRLNAELEQRVQERTAQLTETNDRLQKTVIQQQQTQLTLLEQAQMLELQAVITRNMGEGICLVRIDNAIIVYANPKFEQMFGYDSGELNGQHVSIINYVTRSVTNENVNQATLSTVLQNTEATYEAQNLKKDGTPFWCSVTASVFRHPDYGDVLVAVHQDITERKGIEEALRESQEKFRQMAENIQAIFWIKDIRNQQVLYVSNAYETIWQNSCENLYHNHSNWLDAIHPEDRQRVEIEFIEKFRTGHYDNKYRIIRPDGSIRWIRDRAFPIKNELGELVRIAGIAEDITELEQINLIKSEFIGIVSHELRTPLTAIRAALGLLQTGIYDKKPDKFKRMIEIAAIDSDRLVRLVNDILDLERLESDRARLRKNHLQCG; translated from the coding sequence GTGTGGCTATTGGTTCAGCCTGCGATCGCCCTGCTGCTGTCACTCTGGTTAGAACCGCTTATTTCCCGAACCATTGGTGCTTTTTTCTATATAGCTATTATTGTCAGTACTTGGTATGGTGGCTTTCGGCCAGGGATCGTTACACTTGTCCTTTCGACAGTAGCAATTGATTATTTATTGATGCATCCGCGATCCCAAATCTGGCTCGGTCAACCAGAAAAATTATTGCGGCTAAGTATCTTTTTACTGGTTGCCTTGGTGATTAACCTAATCACTAGCAATCTTCAGTACAGCAGACGGAAGATTCAACAACTCAATCAACAATTGTCTCAAGAAAATGCCGAACAACTGCGGATGGCTCTTAACGAGCGCAAACAAGCACAAGAAACGCTGCAACAGCAATTTGAGCAACAGCGCTTAGTGATGGAGATGACCCAGCGTATCCGGCGATCGCTAAATTTACAAGATATCTTGCAAACTACTGTCGATGAAGTGCGGCAATTTCTGGAGTGCGATCGCGTCACTATCTTCCAATTTTATCCAGGTTGGGGTGGAACGATTATTGTTGAGTCTGTTGCACCAGAATGGATGGCTCTTTTACCACTCCAAATTCATGACCCTTGCATTGGTGAAGAGAACGTCGAACCCTTTAAACAAGGCTTAGTCACTGCGAAAACTGATATTTATACTGCTGGAATTAGTCCCTGTCACGTTGCATTTTTAGAAAGTCTCCAGGTGAGGGCAAATCTGGTCGTTCCCGTTTCCTTGGGAGATGAATTGTGGGGATTATTGGCAGCTCATCAATGTAGGGGTCCTCGTGAGTGGCAATCTTCAGAAATTGCTCTGTTGCGGCAATTAGGAGCGCAGGTAAGCATTGCTATCCAGCAAGCAGATTTGTTCAAACAGTTACAGACAGAACTAATAGAGCGCAAACAGGCAGAAATTGACCTACAACGACTGAATGCCGAACTTGAGCAACGGGTGCAAGAACGCACTGCCCAACTGACAGAAACGAACGATCGCCTACAAAAAACAGTCATACAGCAGCAACAAACTCAACTCACACTTTTAGAACAAGCGCAAATGCTGGAGCTTCAGGCTGTAATCACCCGAAATATGGGGGAAGGCATTTGCTTGGTGAGAATTGATAATGCAATCATTGTCTATGCCAATCCGAAATTTGAGCAGATGTTTGGCTATGACTCTGGTGAACTCAACGGCCAACACGTTTCGATTATCAACTATGTCACCAGATCGGTAACTAATGAAAATGTAAATCAAGCCACTCTGTCTACCGTTTTACAAAATACAGAAGCTACCTATGAAGCCCAGAATCTTAAAAAAGATGGTACGCCATTTTGGTGTAGTGTGACGGCTTCTGTATTCAGGCATCCCGATTACGGCGACGTTCTGGTTGCGGTTCACCAAGATATCACTGAGCGCAAAGGCATCGAAGAAGCTTTACGCGAGAGCCAAGAAAAGTTTCGTCAGATGGCAGAAAACATCCAAGCAATATTTTGGATCAAAGATATTCGCAATCAACAAGTTCTATACGTGAGTAATGCCTATGAAACGATCTGGCAAAACAGTTGTGAAAACTTGTATCATAACCATTCAAATTGGTTAGATGCAATTCACCCAGAAGATCGTCAGCGGGTCGAAATTGAATTCATTGAAAAGTTCAGAACAGGGCACTATGATAACAAATATCGCATTATTCGCCCTGATGGTTCAATTCGTTGGATTCGCGATCGCGCATTTCCGATCAAAAATGAACTCGGCGAGTTAGTTCGGATTGCTGGGATTGCCGAAGATATCACTGAACTAGAACAGATTAATTTGATCAAGAGTGAGTTTATTGGCATCGTTAGTCATGAACTCCGCACTCCCTTAACTGCAATTCGTGCAGCACTAGGCTTACTACAAACTGGTATCTACGACAAAAAACCAGACAAATTTAAGCGGATGATTGAGATTGCAGCCATCGATAGCGATCGCTTAGTGCGTCTAGTCAACGATATTCTCGATTTGGAACGCTTAGAATCGGATCGAGCTCGTCTTAGAAAAAACCACCTGCAATGCGGCTGA